Proteins found in one Micromonospora sp. WMMD1082 genomic segment:
- a CDS encoding IS701 family transposase: MAGVCDAFAGRFGRVEPRRTATAFVSGLLADIEVKTCWQLAERAGHARPDAMQRLLYRAVWDADAVRDDLRDVVVARFGDSDGVLVVDETGDLKKGTHSVGVQRQYTGTAGRIENAQVGVFCGYASRHGHTLIDRRVYLPVSWTDDRDRCQAAGVPDEVVFATKSELAADMITAAVDAGVPVGWAAADEAYGNSSVFRTHLREHRLGYVLAVSRSHLVPLDGGKTRVRADRVAVDLPASAWQRRSAGAGSKGPRFYDWAWLNDVCTDADPDDGGHHSLLIRRNTTTGELAFYRCWTPQQATLARLVRVAGIRWTVEESFQAAKGQVGLDQHQVRRWDSWHRFTTLALAALAVLAICAADADDDSTDTGLIKLTVNETRRLINTLVLRPIRDLTHRLRWSDWRRRHQARARQAHYTRRLNLEHQP, encoded by the coding sequence CTGGCCGGGGTGTGTGATGCGTTCGCGGGACGGTTCGGGCGGGTCGAGCCGCGGCGCACGGCTACGGCGTTCGTGAGTGGGCTGCTGGCCGACATTGAGGTCAAGACGTGCTGGCAGTTGGCGGAGCGGGCCGGGCATGCCCGGCCGGACGCGATGCAGAGGTTGTTGTATCGGGCGGTGTGGGACGCCGACGCTGTCCGCGACGATCTGCGCGACGTGGTCGTGGCCCGGTTCGGTGACTCGGACGGCGTGCTGGTTGTCGACGAGACCGGGGACCTGAAGAAGGGCACGCATTCGGTCGGGGTGCAACGCCAGTACACCGGCACTGCCGGCAGGATCGAGAACGCGCAGGTAGGGGTGTTCTGCGGCTATGCCAGCCGGCATGGGCACACGCTGATCGACCGCCGGGTCTACCTGCCGGTGTCGTGGACCGATGACCGGGACAGATGCCAGGCCGCTGGGGTTCCCGACGAGGTTGTCTTCGCCACGAAGTCCGAGCTGGCCGCCGACATGATCACCGCTGCGGTCGACGCCGGCGTTCCCGTCGGGTGGGCGGCTGCGGACGAGGCCTACGGCAACAGCAGCGTCTTCCGCACTCACCTGCGCGAACACCGCCTGGGCTATGTCCTGGCCGTGTCCCGCAGCCACCTGGTCCCTCTCGACGGTGGCAAGACCCGGGTGCGGGCTGATCGGGTCGCCGTCGACCTACCGGCCTCGGCGTGGCAGCGCCGCAGCGCAGGCGCCGGATCCAAGGGCCCGCGTTTCTACGACTGGGCCTGGCTCAACGACGTCTGCACCGATGCCGACCCCGACGACGGCGGCCACCACAGCCTCCTGATCCGCCGCAACACCACCACCGGCGAGCTGGCCTTCTACCGCTGCTGGACCCCGCAACAAGCCACCCTTGCCCGACTCGTGCGGGTCGCGGGCATCCGCTGGACGGTCGAGGAAAGCTTCCAGGCCGCCAAGGGCCAGGTCGGCCTCGACCAGCACCAGGTCCGCCGCTGGGACTCCTGGCACCGCTTCACCACCCTCGCCCTGGCCGCCCTCGCCGTCCTGGCGATCTGCGCCGCCGACGCCGACGACGACTCCACCGACACAGGGCTGATCAAGCTGACCGTCAACGAGACCCGCCGACTGATCAACACCCTCGTACTCCGCCCGATCCGCGACCTCACCCACCGTCTGCGCTGGTCAGACTGGCGCCGCCGCCATCAAGCCCGAGCCCGCCAAGCCCACTACACCCGACGCCTCAACCTCGAACACCAGCCATAG
- a CDS encoding aminoglycoside phosphotransferase family protein, translating to MRAEDAIDVVVAAAAEAGVSAHGAVAVRVGENGVILLPTAGVLARVVPTRTSGGDPRREIDIAAWLAEQQLPVVRPVRQEPITIGQHVVSLWEYLTESRPADLVTLAECLRQLHSVPLPTNLLPRLSPFDKFDERLEAGVDLDKADSVLLRQLRDDLSTRWDVAEFALGEAVLHGDAHMENLLVAGDGRPAFVDLETVCIGPPEWDLTLTALYFECGWFSEQEYREFVETYGYDVRRSPSWPTLRLIRMLRMTLWLAQSARGDAQRQRQLRHRIDTLRDGSAPAGWTGY from the coding sequence GTGCGCGCGGAAGACGCAATCGATGTCGTGGTCGCAGCGGCTGCCGAGGCTGGCGTCTCGGCTCATGGTGCCGTAGCGGTTCGAGTCGGCGAGAACGGCGTGATCCTCCTGCCAACCGCTGGAGTGCTGGCGAGAGTGGTACCGACACGGACCAGCGGAGGCGATCCGCGGCGTGAGATCGACATCGCCGCTTGGCTGGCGGAGCAGCAGCTGCCTGTCGTTCGGCCCGTACGACAGGAGCCGATCACCATCGGACAGCACGTAGTGTCCCTGTGGGAGTACCTTACCGAAAGCCGGCCGGCCGACCTGGTCACGCTCGCCGAGTGCTTGCGGCAACTTCATTCAGTTCCCCTGCCGACGAATCTGCTGCCCCGCCTGTCACCGTTCGACAAGTTCGATGAGCGGTTAGAAGCTGGAGTCGACCTTGATAAGGCTGACAGTGTCCTCCTGCGCCAGCTTCGCGATGACCTCTCGACGCGGTGGGACGTGGCGGAGTTCGCGCTCGGTGAGGCTGTACTGCACGGCGATGCACATATGGAGAATCTTCTGGTCGCAGGCGACGGGCGACCAGCATTCGTGGATCTAGAGACGGTGTGTATCGGACCCCCGGAATGGGACCTCACCCTTACCGCCCTCTATTTCGAGTGCGGATGGTTCTCCGAGCAGGAGTATCGCGAATTCGTCGAGACGTACGGGTACGACGTTCGCCGCAGCCCATCGTGGCCAACACTGCGGCTGATTCGCATGCTCAGGATGACTCTTTGGCTGGCTCAGTCCGCGCGCGGCGATGCGCAGCGGCAGCGTCAACTGAGGCATCGCATCGACACGTTGCGAGACGGGAGCGCACCTGCCGGCTGGACCGGCTACTAG